The Streptomyces sp. P9-A4 genome contains a region encoding:
- a CDS encoding SDR family NAD(P)-dependent oxidoreductase translates to MELTRRFDGYGVLVTGAARGIGAATARRLAAEGARVLVSDIDEEAAGKTAEDIPGAESLRCDVSDQASVDAAVAYALRVFGRLDVLVNNALGPVAPDRDRFEDEPDGIWSVQHDVTFMGAVRCSRAALPHLAAAGGRGAIVMIGSVNAEADFGGHAYSASKAALASLTRTLAGDAAPRGVRVNQINPGTIATTAWQGREPQLAALADRVYPLSRVGTPEDVAAAVAFLASKDASWITGTTLRVDGGLLAVNTHFAEVLGD, encoded by the coding sequence ATGGAACTCACCAGGCGATTCGACGGATACGGAGTACTGGTCACGGGCGCGGCGCGCGGGATCGGTGCGGCCACCGCCCGGCGCCTCGCGGCGGAGGGAGCCAGGGTCCTGGTCTCCGACATCGACGAGGAGGCGGCCGGGAAGACGGCCGAGGACATCCCCGGCGCGGAGTCCCTGCGCTGCGACGTGTCGGACCAGGCGTCGGTGGACGCGGCCGTGGCGTACGCGCTCCGGGTCTTCGGCCGCCTGGACGTCCTCGTCAACAACGCGCTCGGCCCGGTGGCCCCCGACCGCGACCGCTTCGAGGACGAGCCGGACGGCATCTGGTCGGTCCAGCACGACGTGACGTTCATGGGCGCGGTCCGCTGCTCACGCGCGGCGCTGCCGCACCTGGCGGCGGCGGGCGGACGCGGGGCGATCGTGATGATCGGCTCGGTCAACGCGGAGGCGGACTTCGGCGGTCACGCCTACAGCGCGTCGAAGGCGGCGCTGGCGTCCCTGACCCGCACGCTGGCGGGCGACGCGGCGCCGCGCGGGGTCCGCGTGAACCAGATCAACCCGGGCACGATCGCGACGACGGCCTGGCAGGGCAGGGAACCCCAACTGGCGGCCCTGGCGGACCGCGTGTACCCCCTGTCGAGGGTGGGCACCCCGGAGGACGTGGCGGCGGCGGTGGCCTTCCTGGCCTCGAAGGACGCGTCCTGGATCACCGGCACGACCCTCAGGGTGGACGGCGGGCTCCTGGCCGTGAACACCCACTTCGCGGAGGTGCTGGGCGACTGA
- the cbiQ gene encoding cobalt ECF transporter T component CbiQ: MGAGHAHKLYRHAHSPVHELPPHTKLAAVLGFVVVVVSTPREAVWAFALYAVLLAAVAAKARVPAGFLLKRLLIEVPFVAFALLMPFVVPGERTTVLGVSLSVPGLWGAWNVLAKGTLGVAASVLLASTTELRALILGLQRLRLPPLLVQIASFMIRYGDVITDEMRRMSVARRSRGFEAKGVRHWGVLAKSAGALFIRSYERGERVHLAMVSRGYTGTMPVIDEVTATRAQWAYAAALPLTALLICLLGWTL, translated from the coding sequence ATGGGAGCGGGGCACGCGCACAAGCTCTACCGGCACGCCCACTCGCCGGTCCACGAGCTGCCTCCGCACACCAAGCTCGCCGCCGTCCTCGGCTTCGTCGTGGTCGTCGTCTCGACGCCCCGCGAGGCCGTCTGGGCCTTCGCCCTCTACGCCGTCCTCCTCGCGGCCGTCGCCGCGAAGGCCCGCGTCCCGGCAGGATTCCTGCTCAAGCGGCTCCTCATCGAGGTGCCGTTCGTCGCGTTCGCGCTGCTCATGCCGTTCGTCGTGCCCGGCGAGCGGACCACCGTCCTCGGGGTGTCGCTGAGCGTCCCCGGACTGTGGGGCGCCTGGAACGTCCTCGCCAAGGGCACCCTCGGCGTCGCCGCCTCGGTCCTCCTGGCCTCCACCACCGAACTGCGCGCCCTGATCCTCGGCCTCCAGCGGCTCAGGCTGCCCCCGCTGCTCGTCCAGATCGCCTCGTTCATGATCCGGTACGGCGACGTCATCACCGACGAGATGCGCCGGATGTCCGTCGCCCGCCGCTCGCGCGGCTTCGAGGCGAAGGGCGTCCGCCACTGGGGCGTCCTCGCGAAGTCGGCCGGCGCGCTCTTCATCCGCTCGTACGAGCGCGGCGAGCGGGTCCACCTCGCCATGGTCAGCCGTGGCTACACCGGCACCATGCCGGTCATCGACGAGGTCACCGCGACCCGCGCCCAGTGGGCGTACGCCGCAGCGCTCCCGCTCACCGCCCTGCTGATCTGCCTTCTGGGATGGACCCTGTGA
- a CDS encoding energy-coupling factor ABC transporter permease, translating to MHVPDGFINAPVSAAAGVVAAGAVAIGLRGARRELDERTAPLAGLVAAFVFAVQMLNFPVAAGTSGHLLGGALAAILVGPWTGVLCIAVVLLMQGILFADGGLTALGVNITVMGVVTVVIAYALFRGLVLLLPRTRASVTAASFVAALVSVPAAAAAFTLIYAIGGTTDVPVGKVLTAMVGVHVLIGIGEAVITMLTVGAVIAVRPDLVYGARGLTAPLKLRVDGQLVDAAPAAAPAAARSPKKLWAGGVVTALVLAGFVSFYASASPDGLEKVAADKGIDAKAEDHASAGSPLADYGVKGVEAPRLSGGLAGVIGVGATLAAGTGAFWVVRRRKTAAPEA from the coding sequence GTGCATGTACCTGACGGATTCATCAACGCCCCCGTATCGGCCGCCGCCGGTGTCGTCGCCGCCGGCGCGGTCGCGATCGGCCTGCGCGGGGCACGGCGCGAACTGGACGAGCGGACCGCGCCGCTCGCCGGACTCGTCGCCGCCTTCGTCTTCGCCGTCCAGATGCTGAACTTCCCGGTCGCCGCCGGGACCAGCGGACATCTGCTCGGCGGCGCGCTCGCCGCGATCCTCGTCGGCCCATGGACCGGCGTCCTGTGCATCGCCGTCGTCCTGCTCATGCAGGGCATCCTCTTCGCCGACGGCGGCCTCACCGCCCTCGGCGTGAACATCACCGTCATGGGCGTCGTCACGGTCGTCATCGCGTACGCCCTCTTCCGCGGCCTCGTCCTGCTGCTGCCCCGCACCCGCGCCTCGGTGACCGCGGCCTCCTTCGTCGCCGCGCTGGTCTCCGTACCGGCCGCCGCCGCCGCCTTCACGCTCATCTACGCGATCGGCGGCACCACCGACGTACCCGTCGGCAAGGTCCTCACCGCCATGGTCGGCGTCCACGTCCTCATCGGCATCGGCGAGGCCGTCATCACCATGCTGACCGTCGGCGCGGTGATCGCCGTCCGCCCCGACCTGGTGTACGGCGCCCGCGGCCTGACCGCCCCGCTCAAGCTCCGCGTCGACGGACAGCTGGTCGACGCGGCCCCCGCCGCCGCCCCGGCCGCCGCCCGCTCCCCGAAGAAGCTGTGGGCCGGCGGCGTCGTCACCGCCCTCGTCCTCGCCGGGTTCGTCTCCTTCTACGCCTCCGCCAGCCCCGACGGCCTGGAGAAGGTCGCCGCCGACAAGGGCATCGACGCCAAGGCCGAGGACCACGCCTCCGCCGGCTCCCCGCTCGCCGACTACGGCGTCAAGGGCGTCGAGGCCCCCCGCCTCTCCGGCGGCCTGGCCGGCGTGATCGGCGTGGGCGCGACCCTCGCCGCGGGCACCGGCGCCTTCTGGGTCGTCCGCCGCCGCAAGACCGCCGCCCCGGAGGCGTGA
- a CDS encoding LysE family translocator, producing MAQLIAVAVITVLAVISPGADFAMTVRNSYLYGRTAGVLAAVGIALGVLVHVTYTMLGVGLLVSRTPMLFTAMKLIGAAYLVYIGYRTFVTKSQVDVDLSSDAGLTKAGALRTGFLTNALNPKTMLFVLSTYTQVVSADTPVFQQVGYGLFMSAAHLGWFSLAALLFSQQSLRTRLLRRQTVLNKVIGTVLVGLGMVLALTPSMA from the coding sequence ATGGCTCAGCTGATCGCCGTAGCGGTCATCACGGTTCTGGCTGTCATCAGCCCCGGCGCGGACTTCGCGATGACCGTCCGCAACAGCTACCTGTACGGGCGTACGGCGGGGGTGCTCGCGGCCGTCGGGATCGCCCTGGGCGTTCTCGTCCACGTCACCTACACCATGCTGGGCGTGGGCCTGCTGGTGTCGCGTACGCCGATGCTGTTCACCGCGATGAAGCTGATCGGCGCCGCGTACCTGGTGTACATCGGGTACAGGACCTTCGTCACCAAGTCCCAGGTGGACGTCGACCTGTCGAGCGACGCCGGCCTCACGAAGGCGGGGGCGCTGCGGACGGGGTTCCTGACGAACGCGCTGAACCCGAAGACCATGCTGTTCGTGCTGAGCACGTACACACAGGTCGTCAGCGCCGACACCCCCGTCTTCCAGCAGGTCGGCTACGGCCTGTTCATGTCGGCCGCCCACCTCGGCTGGTTCTCGCTCGCCGCGCTGCTCTTCTCCCAGCAGAGCCTGCGCACCCGGCTGTTGCGGCGGCAGACCGTGCTCAACAAGGTCATCGGGACCGTCCTCGTCGGGCTGGGGATGGTGCTCGCGCTGACGCCGTCCATGGCGTGA
- a CDS encoding serine hydrolase domain-containing protein, whose amino-acid sequence MDVQGTVAAGWEPVRDAFLRNFEQRGERGAAVAVHHDGAPVVDLWAGTEDVEGEKPWAEDTAQVVRSATKGVAAVVPLLLHQRGLLDLDAPVAAYWPEFKAAGKDRVTVRQLLAHRAGVPVLDRPLTLAEAVDLETATAAIAAQTPVWEPGTAHGYHAHTFSWLLSGLVHRVTGRTIGHWAAEEITGPLGLDLWIGLPEAEAHRVGRIGPVEEIEPPGSGALRLRPKRSVTEAYQDPGSLTRRAFGVIDPKPDENDPVYRAAELPGSAGVATARALARFYAATLGPVDGGARLLTPESLALARTEESAGPDRVLLVGTRFGLGHMLHGAASPLLGPSSFGHPGRGGSLGFADPDAGIAFGYVTNGMRKTVTADPRAQSLVRAVRAVTDPTV is encoded by the coding sequence GTGGACGTCCAGGGCACGGTGGCGGCGGGCTGGGAGCCGGTCAGGGACGCGTTCCTGCGCAATTTCGAGCAGCGCGGTGAGCGCGGGGCGGCCGTCGCCGTCCACCACGATGGGGCCCCCGTCGTCGACCTCTGGGCGGGCACCGAGGACGTCGAGGGGGAGAAGCCCTGGGCGGAGGACACCGCACAGGTCGTCCGCTCGGCCACCAAGGGCGTCGCCGCCGTCGTCCCCCTGCTCCTGCACCAGCGCGGACTGCTCGACCTGGACGCCCCCGTCGCCGCGTACTGGCCGGAGTTCAAGGCCGCGGGCAAGGACCGGGTGACCGTACGGCAGCTCCTCGCGCACCGGGCCGGGGTCCCCGTCCTGGACCGGCCGCTGACCCTCGCCGAGGCGGTCGACCTGGAGACCGCGACCGCCGCGATAGCCGCCCAGACCCCCGTCTGGGAGCCCGGCACCGCGCACGGCTACCACGCCCACACCTTCAGCTGGCTGCTCTCCGGCCTGGTCCACCGGGTCACCGGCCGCACCATCGGCCACTGGGCCGCCGAGGAGATCACCGGCCCCCTCGGCCTCGACCTGTGGATCGGGCTCCCCGAGGCGGAGGCCCACCGGGTCGGCCGGATCGGCCCCGTCGAGGAGATCGAACCGCCCGGCAGCGGCGCCCTCAGGCTCCGCCCCAAGCGCTCCGTCACCGAGGCCTACCAGGACCCGGGCTCCCTCACCCGGCGCGCCTTCGGGGTCATCGACCCCAAGCCCGACGAGAACGACCCGGTCTACCGGGCCGCCGAACTCCCCGGCTCGGCCGGGGTCGCCACCGCCCGCGCGCTCGCACGCTTCTACGCCGCCACCCTCGGCCCCGTGGACGGCGGCGCCCGCCTCCTCACCCCCGAGAGCCTCGCGCTCGCGCGGACCGAGGAGTCCGCGGGCCCGGACAGGGTGCTGCTGGTCGGCACCCGGTTCGGCCTCGGCCACATGCTGCACGGCGCGGCGTCCCCGCTCCTCGGCCCCTCCTCCTTCGGCCACCCGGGCCGCGGCGGCTCGCTCGGCTTCGCGGACCCGGACGCGGGGATCGCCTTCGGATACGTCACCAACGGCATGCGCAAGACGGTCACGGCGGACCCGCGCGCCCAGTCCCTCGTACGGGCGGTACGGGCGGTGACCGACCCGACCGTCTGA
- a CDS encoding VOC family protein, protein MSSLKEFQVTFDCADPVRLARFWCEVLGYVIPPPPEGFATWEEHHRSLPPEKQVVYFACSDPSGKGPRVLFQRVPEGKVVKNRVHLDVRAGTGLVGAERLATLEAECARLVALGAVHVRTLYADDDNESCINMQDIEGNEFCLD, encoded by the coding sequence ATGTCATCGCTCAAGGAGTTCCAGGTCACCTTCGACTGCGCGGACCCCGTGCGTCTCGCCCGCTTCTGGTGCGAGGTGTTGGGATACGTCATTCCGCCGCCGCCCGAGGGGTTCGCCACGTGGGAGGAGCACCATCGCTCGCTGCCGCCCGAGAAGCAGGTCGTCTACTTCGCCTGCAGCGATCCCTCGGGCAAGGGCCCGCGCGTGCTCTTCCAGCGCGTTCCCGAAGGCAAGGTCGTCAAGAACCGGGTGCATCTCGACGTGCGGGCCGGCACCGGACTCGTGGGTGCCGAGCGCCTCGCCACGCTGGAGGCCGAATGCGCACGGCTGGTCGCGCTCGGCGCGGTCCATGTGCGAACCCTGTATGCCGATGACGACAACGAGTCCTGCATCAACATGCAGGACATCGAGGGCAACGAGTTCTGCCTCGACTGA
- a CDS encoding energy-coupling factor ABC transporter ATP-binding protein: MDPVTTPPSLEVSGLAYAYPDGHQALFGVDLTVGRGERVALLGPNGAGKTTLVLHLNGILTGGAGTVTVAGLPVGKKHMAEIRRKVGIVFQDPDDQLFMPTVREDVAFGPAAAGLRGAELEAVVRKALERVGMAEFADRPPHHLSFGQRRRVAVATVLAMEPEILVLDEPSSNLDPASRRELADVLRALDVTVLMVTHDLPYALELCPRAVILSEGVLAADGKTGEILADEELMARHRLELPYGFVPQSVA; this comes from the coding sequence ATGGACCCTGTGACGACTCCCCCCTCGCTCGAGGTCTCCGGTCTCGCGTACGCGTACCCCGACGGCCACCAGGCCCTCTTCGGCGTCGACCTGACCGTGGGGCGCGGCGAACGGGTCGCACTGCTCGGCCCCAACGGCGCGGGCAAGACCACCCTGGTCCTCCACCTCAACGGCATCCTCACCGGCGGCGCCGGAACGGTCACCGTGGCCGGGCTGCCCGTCGGCAAGAAGCACATGGCCGAGATCAGGCGCAAGGTCGGCATCGTCTTCCAGGACCCGGACGACCAGCTGTTCATGCCGACCGTGCGCGAGGACGTGGCCTTCGGCCCGGCGGCGGCGGGCCTCCGGGGCGCCGAGCTCGAAGCCGTCGTCCGCAAGGCCCTCGAACGGGTCGGGATGGCGGAGTTCGCGGACCGGCCGCCCCACCACCTCTCCTTCGGGCAGCGCCGCCGGGTCGCCGTCGCCACCGTCCTGGCGATGGAGCCGGAGATCCTCGTCCTCGACGAGCCGTCCTCCAACCTGGACCCGGCCTCCCGCCGCGAACTCGCCGACGTCCTGCGCGCCCTCGACGTCACCGTCCTCATGGTCACCCACGACCTGCCGTACGCCCTGGAGCTCTGCCCGCGCGCGGTGATCCTCAGCGAGGGCGTCCTCGCCGCCGACGGGAAGACCGGCGAGATCCTCGCCGACGAGGAACTGATGGCCCGGCACCGCCTGGAGCTGCCGTACGGCTTCGTGCCGCAGTCGGTGGCCTGA